From the genome of Sphingobacterium kitahiroshimense, one region includes:
- a CDS encoding family 16 glycoside hydrolase: MKKVFNTISALLILQVAAYAQQPQNRTTATKIADVLGQQPAEEKAKFLYAMNELENFTSSEIAAMLNQLKPQGQNNAQVEYATNSYSFFVNQPGKEKQKEVFVQGLLDALGTVKEDTNKAFVLRLLRQCATNAAVSKVATYLNTPYLADGAARTLVSINTKESSDALAQGLAKVTDEKCAVALVTALGDVKNQDTETAIIALIDKFKSDSFKRTALIALSKIGGTAALPIFEKELKTANYSYDNLNGIGLGLDYAESLIENKKNKEAIAYLNTLFAEASKLKAINAQVGSLTLLTGLDAKKQKKNLFAAAQNENNVYRHVALNLLHKYGDANDTKKLLGLAAKSSPAVQESLLNYIAQNGSITQLKAIEKIVGKSTDAHAKLAGLSAINLLSKGADSKALIDNLSTDAQLNESIKALLLSSKNEQTMDVINNSLATVDDAKKIQLLDILSTRANANSSQAVLALNSTNADVNKAINKALPNVAQEKDLEILVNLLTKADEASSRNLEVAIANVIQSSPNKEQHIQKLAANISRSAAPSATKFFPIFARLGDQESLNAVTNYLKSDNPALRDAAVLAIADWSTPLALNELIQLSRTNLSGGLSEKVFAGLIKNINRSSETNDQKTLLLKDAFAVAKNNNQKRTVLGSLQSTGTYQAVVFSGKFLKDPELKGTAVNTAMNIALDNKSFIGSDVRNILNEVINNLSGSESAYLREAVVKHLAEMPKSEGFVSLFNGQDLTGWKGLVANPIKRGQMTEKELAAAQVKADEQMRQGWAANNGELIFNGKGDNIATVKQYGDFEMLVDWKLDKNGKEGDAGIYLRGTPQVQIWDISRVKDGAQVGSGGLYNNQKAESKPLLVADNALGEWNTFRIKMVDDKVTVYLNGKLVTDNVPLENYWDRNQSIFPTEQIELQAHGTVVSYRDIYVKELARKNVFQLSDTEKKEGFEVLFDGTNLDKWTKNDGYVINDEGYLRVVPDAKFGGNLYTKEEYGDFIYRFDFKLTEGANNGVGVRAPLEGDAAYAGMEIQVLDNTADIYKDLKPYQYHGSVYGVVTAKKGFLKPVGEWNTEEIVVKGNRVKVTLNGTVILDADIAAASKNGTLDGKDHPGLKRTTGHLAFLGHGSEVFFKNIRVKKLK; this comes from the coding sequence ATGAAAAAAGTTTTTAATACGATATCTGCCTTATTAATACTTCAAGTGGCAGCATATGCACAACAGCCCCAAAATAGAACGACTGCTACTAAAATAGCTGATGTACTGGGGCAACAACCTGCCGAAGAAAAGGCTAAGTTTTTATACGCGATGAACGAGTTGGAAAACTTTACATCAAGTGAAATCGCGGCGATGCTAAATCAATTGAAACCGCAGGGCCAAAACAATGCGCAAGTAGAGTATGCCACAAATAGCTATTCTTTCTTTGTTAACCAACCAGGCAAAGAAAAACAGAAAGAAGTATTTGTACAAGGTCTATTGGATGCATTGGGTACGGTGAAAGAGGATACCAACAAAGCTTTTGTATTGCGTCTTTTACGTCAGTGTGCAACGAATGCTGCTGTGAGTAAAGTAGCTACTTATTTAAATACACCATATTTGGCTGATGGTGCGGCACGCACATTGGTCTCGATCAATACGAAAGAATCAAGCGATGCATTAGCACAAGGATTAGCGAAAGTAACAGATGAAAAATGTGCAGTTGCGCTCGTGACCGCTTTGGGAGATGTTAAAAATCAAGATACCGAGACGGCTATCATCGCTTTGATCGATAAGTTCAAATCGGATAGCTTCAAACGTACTGCTTTGATTGCCCTGAGCAAAATTGGAGGAACAGCAGCGCTTCCGATCTTTGAAAAAGAGCTTAAAACTGCAAATTATAGTTATGATAACCTAAATGGTATCGGTTTAGGTCTGGACTATGCCGAATCTCTAATTGAGAACAAAAAAAATAAAGAAGCAATTGCTTATTTAAATACTTTGTTTGCTGAGGCTTCTAAATTGAAAGCAATCAATGCACAAGTAGGATCGTTAACTTTATTGACAGGATTGGATGCTAAAAAACAAAAGAAAAACTTGTTTGCGGCAGCTCAAAACGAAAATAATGTCTACCGTCACGTTGCTTTAAATCTATTGCACAAATACGGAGATGCAAATGATACTAAAAAACTATTAGGACTAGCAGCGAAATCAAGCCCTGCTGTGCAAGAATCATTATTGAACTATATTGCTCAAAACGGTTCGATAACTCAATTAAAAGCAATCGAAAAAATTGTTGGTAAGTCTACAGATGCACATGCTAAATTAGCGGGTCTCTCGGCGATCAACCTCCTTTCTAAAGGTGCTGACTCGAAAGCTTTAATTGATAATTTGTCTACAGATGCGCAACTGAATGAATCGATCAAAGCACTTTTGTTAAGTTCAAAAAATGAACAGACAATGGACGTGATCAACAATTCATTAGCAACTGTTGATGATGCTAAGAAAATCCAATTATTGGACATTTTGAGCACAAGGGCAAATGCTAATTCTTCGCAAGCTGTATTGGCTTTGAATAGCACCAATGCTGATGTAAATAAAGCCATCAACAAGGCTTTACCAAATGTTGCACAGGAGAAAGATCTAGAAATACTTGTTAATTTATTGACAAAAGCGGATGAGGCTTCAAGCAGGAATTTAGAGGTTGCGATTGCAAATGTGATCCAGTCTAGTCCTAACAAAGAACAACATATCCAAAAACTTGCCGCGAATATTTCCCGTTCTGCAGCACCTAGTGCAACCAAATTCTTTCCAATTTTTGCCAGACTTGGCGATCAGGAGTCTTTGAATGCGGTTACGAATTATTTGAAATCTGATAATCCTGCTCTTCGTGATGCCGCTGTTTTAGCGATCGCAGACTGGTCGACTCCTTTAGCATTAAATGAGCTCATCCAGTTGTCAAGAACAAACTTATCAGGTGGTTTAAGTGAAAAAGTATTTGCTGGATTGATCAAGAATATCAATAGATCGAGTGAAACAAACGATCAGAAGACCCTTTTATTGAAAGATGCTTTTGCAGTTGCTAAAAATAACAACCAAAAAAGAACTGTTTTAGGTTCTCTACAAAGTACGGGCACCTACCAGGCAGTTGTATTTTCAGGTAAGTTTTTGAAAGATCCGGAACTGAAGGGTACTGCCGTTAACACTGCAATGAACATTGCTTTAGATAATAAATCTTTTATAGGTTCTGACGTCCGCAACATCTTGAATGAGGTGATCAACAATTTAAGCGGAAGCGAAAGTGCATACTTAAGAGAAGCTGTTGTTAAGCACCTTGCAGAAATGCCTAAATCTGAAGGTTTTGTAAGCCTGTTTAATGGACAGGATCTGACAGGCTGGAAAGGTCTAGTCGCAAACCCGATTAAAAGAGGTCAAATGACTGAGAAGGAATTGGCTGCTGCGCAGGTAAAAGCTGATGAGCAAATGCGTCAGGGATGGGCTGCTAATAATGGTGAATTGATCTTCAACGGTAAGGGAGATAACATTGCTACGGTTAAACAATATGGCGATTTTGAGATGTTGGTTGACTGGAAACTGGATAAAAACGGTAAAGAAGGTGATGCTGGGATTTATCTTCGTGGTACACCACAGGTTCAGATCTGGGACATCTCTCGCGTAAAAGATGGTGCTCAAGTGGGTTCTGGTGGTCTTTATAATAACCAAAAGGCTGAATCAAAACCATTATTGGTGGCGGATAATGCCCTTGGTGAGTGGAACACGTTCAGAATTAAGATGGTTGACGACAAGGTGACAGTTTACTTAAATGGTAAATTGGTTACCGATAATGTGCCTTTAGAAAATTATTGGGATCGCAATCAATCTATTTTCCCTACCGAGCAGATTGAGCTGCAGGCTCATGGTACGGTGGTGTCTTACAGAGATATCTATGTAAAAGAGCTGGCTAGAAAAAATGTATTTCAATTGAGTGACACAGAAAAGAAAGAAGGTTTTGAGGTGTTATTTGATGGTACAAACTTAGATAAGTGGACGAAGAATGATGGTTATGTAATCAATGATGAAGGATATCTTAGGGTGGTGCCAGACGCTAAATTCGGCGGTAATCTTTATACAAAAGAAGAGTATGGAGATTTCATCTATCGTTTTGATTTCAAATTGACAGAAGGTGCAAACAATGGTGTGGGGGTCAGAGCTCCTTTAGAGGGTGATGCCGCTTATGCTGGTATGGAAATCCAAGTGTTGGATAACACTGCAGATATCTATAAAGATTTGAAACCTTACCAATACCATGGTTCGGTGTATGGTGTTGTAACGGCAAAAAAAGGATTTTTAAAGCCAGTAGGCGAGTGGAATACGGAAGAAATCGTTGTAAAGGGTAACCGTGTTAAAGTTACTTTGAATGGTACAGTGATTCTTGATGCTGATATTGCAGCGGCAAGCAAAAATGGTACTTTGGATGGTAAAGATCATCCCGGTTTAAAACGTACAACGGGTCATCTTGCCTTCTTAGGACATGGTTCGGAAGTATTCTTTAAAAATATCAGAGTAAAAAAATTGAAATAA
- a CDS encoding DMT family transporter, with translation MKYLFLGLAIAFELLGSSFLKVSNGFSKLIPSIVTILAFIACFYFLSLALKFIPLSIAYAAWGGIGIVLTTVISVVIFKQSLDLPAVIGIVLIVAGVIIMNFFSKAASH, from the coding sequence ATGAAATATTTATTTTTAGGCTTAGCTATTGCATTTGAATTACTTGGCAGTAGTTTTTTAAAAGTATCCAATGGGTTTTCAAAGTTAATTCCATCTATTGTCACTATTCTGGCCTTTATAGCTTGCTTTTATTTTCTTTCCCTGGCGCTTAAATTTATTCCTCTTAGTATTGCTTATGCAGCTTGGGGTGGTATCGGTATTGTTTTAACAACTGTTATCTCGGTTGTTATTTTCAAACAATCACTAGATCTTCCAGCAGTGATTGGTATTGTTTTGATTGTTGCCGGAGTCATTATAATGAATTTCTTTTCAAAAGCTGCTTCACATTAA
- a CDS encoding Crp/Fnr family transcriptional regulator has translation MNFLIQQLKKYGPIHTDLEEELIKRTKFMTKQKGDFFLKQGQVVSNMFVIEKGIVRAFYNKEDREINVWFGIENMILGSVIPLFFNLPSLESIQFLEDSSIYYISREDMNELYQKYHQMETIGRKLAEEYCKILEERAISLQTESAEERYNTLLKNETAAAQRISLGHIASYLGITQETLSRIRKK, from the coding sequence ATGAATTTCTTAATCCAACAGCTAAAAAAATACGGACCAATTCATACTGATCTTGAGGAAGAATTGATTAAGAGAACTAAATTCATGACCAAACAAAAGGGTGATTTTTTTCTTAAACAGGGTCAAGTTGTATCCAATATGTTTGTTATTGAAAAAGGAATTGTGCGCGCATTTTACAATAAAGAAGATCGGGAGATCAATGTTTGGTTTGGTATCGAAAATATGATATTAGGTTCAGTGATTCCTCTTTTCTTCAATCTTCCTTCTTTAGAGAGCATTCAGTTTTTAGAAGATTCCTCTATTTACTATATTTCCAGAGAAGATATGAATGAGCTTTATCAAAAATATCATCAAATGGAAACCATTGGGAGAAAATTAGCGGAAGAATATTGCAAAATATTAGAGGAGCGTGCCATTTCTTTACAGACTGAATCTGCTGAAGAGCGTTACAATACGCTACTGAAGAATGAAACCGCAGCGGCACAACGCATTTCGCTAGGACATATCGCTTCTTATCTTGGTATTACTCAGGAAACATTAAGCCGGATCCGAAAAAAATAA
- a CDS encoding siderophore-interacting protein has product MISTLPKWAGGILESLVGQRAEVIGTTYLSPHLKKVRFQSDLAKMNFQIGYASVIRVNEIEYRNYTIAYHDMQLGIVDIIFHIHNNGPGSSYADTLSVGDHLYISSPRGHKVYNPKFQHQLLFGDETSLGLACSLLPTLKKNNHSFQFYLELDDSNQEVPELLGLENCSIFPKNGSFANAEWIDGLPIFHHENWLHASYTLVGNVTSVQAFRKALKRNGVNRITTQGYWLQGKKGL; this is encoded by the coding sequence ATGATATCAACACTACCCAAATGGGCAGGCGGAATACTAGAGAGTCTCGTTGGCCAGCGTGCTGAAGTGATCGGCACCACTTACCTCAGCCCCCATCTTAAAAAGGTGCGTTTTCAGAGCGACCTTGCCAAAATGAATTTCCAGATTGGCTATGCGAGTGTGATCCGTGTAAACGAAATCGAATACCGGAATTATACGATTGCCTATCATGATATGCAACTGGGTATTGTGGATATTATCTTTCATATTCACAATAATGGTCCCGGAAGCAGTTATGCAGACACTTTAAGCGTTGGTGATCATCTCTATATCAGTAGTCCGAGGGGGCATAAAGTGTATAACCCAAAATTTCAGCATCAGTTACTCTTCGGCGATGAAACTTCGCTCGGATTGGCCTGTTCGCTACTTCCCACACTCAAAAAAAACAATCATTCCTTCCAGTTCTATCTAGAACTAGACGATTCAAATCAAGAAGTTCCTGAGCTGTTGGGCTTAGAAAACTGTAGTATCTTTCCAAAAAATGGATCGTTTGCCAATGCGGAATGGATCGATGGTCTTCCTATTTTTCATCATGAAAACTGGCTTCATGCCAGCTACACTTTAGTCGGCAATGTCACTTCCGTTCAAGCTTTTCGAAAGGCCCTTAAAAGAAACGGTGTAAACCGTATAACTACTCAAGGATATTGGCTACAAGGAAAAAAAGGATTATAA
- a CDS encoding AraC family transcriptional regulator — translation MRKKNSSIPIKTMTDAFSSGIIIAKASFDEQDLMNLDDARRSHRDDYHSFFLLENGTTEIEIDFQQYTITPYSILYIHPHQVHRIVAMKKVGGSFLGINSEHINPEYLQLLEEMTPLKPLRLSEEIFSILETSVSLCITLSDRKQKQLHQSLLKDSCNTLIGLLTSMYLEGAIPVDKLSRSEIITKAFKASLQRDFLAIKRPAAYAMRLNISTPYLNECVKDVTGYPVSYHIQQRIILEAKRLLYHSDKSVKEIADALGFEDYPYFSRLFSKVTGMSALSFRNKNRD, via the coding sequence ATGCGTAAGAAAAACAGTTCCATTCCTATTAAAACAATGACTGATGCTTTCAGTTCGGGAATTATTATAGCCAAAGCATCTTTCGATGAACAGGACCTCATGAATCTGGATGATGCAAGACGATCACATCGGGATGACTATCACTCCTTCTTTCTGTTGGAAAATGGCACCACCGAAATCGAAATTGATTTTCAGCAATATACGATAACCCCCTACTCCATCCTCTATATTCACCCACATCAAGTACATCGCATTGTGGCGATGAAAAAAGTAGGTGGCAGTTTTTTGGGGATTAATAGTGAACATATAAATCCAGAATATCTGCAATTGCTGGAAGAAATGACACCATTAAAACCGCTTCGACTTTCTGAGGAAATATTTTCTATTTTGGAAACTAGCGTTTCTTTATGCATTACACTATCCGACCGTAAACAAAAGCAGTTACATCAATCCTTGCTAAAAGATAGCTGTAATACTTTGATCGGGCTCTTGACTTCGATGTACCTCGAGGGCGCTATACCTGTCGACAAACTTTCCCGATCTGAGATTATCACAAAAGCATTTAAGGCTTCCCTGCAACGTGACTTTCTCGCTATAAAAAGACCCGCTGCATATGCTATGCGTCTCAATATCTCTACCCCCTATCTGAATGAATGTGTCAAAGACGTCACCGGCTACCCTGTGTCCTATCATATCCAACAGCGTATCATTTTAGAAGCCAAACGCCTGCTTTATCATTCTGACAAGTCAGTAAAAGAAATCGCCGATGCCCTAGGTTTCGAGGATTACCCCTACTTCTCGAGATTATTCAGCAAAGTCACCGGAATGTCGGCACTATCCTTTCGGAACAAAAACCGCGATTAG
- a CDS encoding alpha-ketoglutarate-dependent dioxygenase AlkB family protein, which produces MELFEYPIDSTKNWLPKDGTVHYYGKVLGQERADYFYEKLLTAIEWRNDEAVIFGKHILTKRKVAWYGEKPFEYTYSNTTKHALPWSIELLELKEIVERTTGETFNSCLLNLYHNGDEGMAWHSDGEKDLKKNGAIGSLSFGAVRKFAFKHKQTKENVGLILEHGSLLVMKDETQSHWLHRLPPTKKIHSPRINLTFRTIVE; this is translated from the coding sequence ATGGAATTATTTGAATATCCGATTGATAGTACGAAAAATTGGCTTCCAAAGGACGGAACAGTACATTATTATGGGAAAGTACTGGGACAGGAACGTGCAGATTACTTTTATGAAAAACTATTGACAGCCATCGAATGGCGTAACGATGAAGCCGTTATTTTTGGTAAACATATATTAACGAAAAGAAAAGTCGCTTGGTACGGTGAGAAACCTTTTGAGTATACCTATTCCAATACAACCAAGCATGCTCTTCCTTGGTCAATAGAATTATTGGAATTAAAAGAAATAGTTGAAAGAACAACGGGAGAAACGTTCAATTCTTGCTTATTAAATCTCTACCATAACGGGGATGAGGGTATGGCATGGCACAGTGATGGCGAAAAAGATTTAAAGAAAAATGGTGCTATCGGATCATTGAGTTTTGGGGCTGTCCGTAAATTTGCTTTTAAGCATAAACAAACGAAAGAAAATGTAGGATTGATCTTAGAACATGGCAGTTTATTGGTCATGAAAGATGAGACGCAATCCCATTGGCTACATCGACTGCCACCTACTAAAAAGATTCACTCTCCAAGGATTAATCTCACTTTTAGAACAATTGTCGAATAA
- a CDS encoding methylated-DNA--[protein]-cysteine S-methyltransferase has protein sequence METQSNLNYNRIASAIEYIQHHFKEQPNLDEVAEKIHLSPAHFQRLFTDWAGTSPKKFLQYISLQYAKKLLDDNKELTLFDAAYHTGLSSSSRLHDLFINIEGMTPAEYKNGGQFLKINYRYADSPFGPIIIASTAKGVCYIAFESNEAKAFTDLQAKFPNALFQQRDDDLQQNALSIFQNDWSALSQIKLHLKGTDFQLRVWESLLKIPMGKLATYGTIAEQIGNPKAARAVGTAVGSNPIAFLIPCHRIIQSSGITGGYMWGPTRKTAIIGWESAKTQQEL, from the coding sequence ATGGAAACACAATCAAATCTCAACTACAATCGAATAGCTTCAGCTATCGAATATATTCAACATCATTTTAAGGAACAGCCAAACTTGGATGAAGTCGCTGAAAAAATTCATTTAAGCCCCGCTCATTTTCAACGGCTCTTTACTGACTGGGCAGGTACAAGTCCTAAAAAATTTTTACAGTACATCAGTTTGCAATATGCCAAGAAACTGCTTGATGACAACAAAGAACTTACACTCTTTGATGCCGCATACCATACCGGACTTTCGAGCAGCAGCCGTTTACATGATCTATTTATCAATATCGAAGGTATGACTCCTGCTGAATATAAAAATGGAGGTCAATTTCTCAAGATCAATTACCGTTATGCAGACAGTCCTTTTGGCCCAATAATTATTGCATCTACAGCCAAAGGAGTATGCTATATCGCATTTGAAAGTAATGAAGCAAAAGCTTTCACCGATTTACAGGCTAAGTTTCCAAATGCCCTATTTCAGCAACGGGATGATGATCTGCAACAAAATGCCCTCTCCATTTTTCAAAACGATTGGTCTGCTCTTTCACAGATTAAATTACATCTCAAAGGCACCGACTTTCAATTGCGTGTGTGGGAGAGTTTACTCAAAATTCCCATGGGGAAACTGGCTACATATGGAACAATAGCAGAACAGATCGGAAATCCAAAAGCAGCTAGAGCTGTTGGCACAGCTGTTGGCAGTAACCCCATTGCATTTCTTATTCCGTGCCACCGCATTATCCAATCTTCTGGCATAACAGGAGGATACATGTGGGGACCAACTCGAAAAACAGCTATTATAGGATGGGAAAGTGCCAAAACACAGCAGGAATTATAA
- a CDS encoding GNAT family N-acetyltransferase, whose amino-acid sequence MEKITFRFGTLHDIVSLQELFVDTIKRICIQDYSAEQVAVWSSSSENMQRWTQVLTEQYVLIAALNNSIVGFCTLAEGRYIDLFFVHKDYQGQKIASQLYQYIEAEARRQNTDRLTADVSKTAKPFFIKMGFTTVKEQEVILKNVPFINYKMVKMITPNQNSACFGL is encoded by the coding sequence TTGGAAAAAATTACGTTTAGATTTGGCACCCTTCATGATATTGTTTCCCTGCAGGAACTGTTTGTCGATACTATTAAGCGCATTTGCATCCAAGATTATAGCGCAGAGCAGGTAGCGGTTTGGAGCTCCAGCAGTGAGAATATGCAACGATGGACTCAGGTGTTAACGGAGCAGTATGTACTCATAGCAGCGTTAAACAACAGTATTGTCGGCTTTTGCACCTTAGCTGAAGGTCGTTATATTGATTTATTTTTTGTTCATAAAGATTACCAAGGTCAAAAAATAGCATCCCAGCTCTACCAATATATAGAAGCAGAGGCAAGGCGACAGAACACCGATCGTTTAACGGCAGATGTAAGCAAGACGGCAAAACCATTTTTTATAAAAATGGGATTTACAACCGTAAAGGAGCAGGAAGTGATTTTAAAAAATGTACCATTTATCAATTACAAAATGGTTAAAATGATCACGCCTAATCAAAACTCCGCATGTTTCGGATTGTAA
- a CDS encoding TonB-dependent receptor → MTKQFSVISILAPVFISLWPSYSLFAQKRQISGKIIALENTSPIHGANLHYEGHKKAITSNFSGEFQFSTEQNFPIKLVTSLVGYENDTTYVKNDRPVLIRLKKDVKRLAETQVYGYQVAAKTQIAQQVNATALTENRNRSLAEVLKNISGVHLLQTGSTINKPIINGLYGNRLAILNDGMKLESQQWGNDHAPEIDVYAANAITVVKGAESLRYGGEALGGAILLSTKPWNKIDSLRGQVSLNAFTNGRGMQSALNLEGITPIAGLKWSFNGNYSKSGNRKTPDYYLNNTGQRIYNLNAAVNYQYKDANFEASYKQYHNEAGILSSTHIGDITSFQERLAYGRPYPSELFGFSYQIDAPRQEVKHEVFQFAYSQRLSDAKTLSIKYAYQNNHRQEYDKRRAGRSAIPSMDMVLRTHALDASYTIEGLNQKFITGLQGQTQVNNNIAGTFNTPLIPNYNAFNIGAYGIYQWQKDRLAYELGARYDFKNFDAAGYDFYGKAYGGDNQFHNLSTNLGLSYTVDNHMTLKSNLGLAWRAPSAQELYSQNVHQSTARYERGDAALKAEKGLKWITSLNIHEQKNFLNIDIYANYINNYIYVKPTEEYVQNLSGTFPIWQYSQNNALLAGIDVQGKYAISEHLDYSANTSFIYARNLDDKNYLPLIPPLSYTHEIAFTTKGKTNWMHDVKFALGQEIYAKQFLTTASMEMAPAPSAYQLINGSISLGSLIGNNKLQTRLLVENIFNSTYKSYTDLFRYYSHGVGRNIQLTINYTF, encoded by the coding sequence ATGACAAAACAGTTCAGCGTCATCTCTATATTGGCACCCGTATTCATCTCATTATGGCCTTCATACAGCCTATTTGCACAAAAAAGACAAATAAGCGGAAAGATCATTGCGCTAGAAAACACCAGTCCCATTCATGGAGCTAACCTTCACTACGAAGGCCATAAGAAAGCGATAACTTCCAACTTTTCGGGTGAATTTCAATTTAGTACTGAACAGAACTTCCCGATAAAATTAGTGACTTCACTCGTTGGCTACGAAAATGACACTACTTATGTGAAAAATGACCGTCCCGTACTGATAAGACTAAAAAAAGACGTTAAGAGACTCGCCGAGACACAGGTTTACGGTTATCAGGTTGCCGCCAAAACACAGATTGCACAACAGGTCAATGCGACAGCTTTAACTGAAAATAGAAACCGTTCGCTAGCAGAAGTTTTAAAAAACATCTCCGGAGTCCATCTCCTACAGACCGGATCTACCATCAATAAGCCCATTATTAACGGTCTTTATGGCAATCGCTTGGCGATACTTAATGATGGTATGAAACTCGAAAGTCAGCAATGGGGTAATGACCATGCTCCAGAAATTGATGTGTACGCGGCGAATGCGATTACGGTCGTAAAGGGAGCAGAAAGCTTACGTTATGGTGGTGAAGCATTAGGTGGAGCAATTCTGCTTTCCACTAAGCCCTGGAATAAAATTGATAGTCTTAGAGGGCAAGTTAGTCTAAACGCTTTCACAAATGGCAGAGGTATGCAAAGCGCATTAAACCTGGAGGGCATCACTCCCATAGCTGGACTGAAATGGTCTTTCAATGGAAACTACAGCAAAAGTGGTAATCGAAAAACTCCCGATTATTATCTGAACAATACCGGGCAGCGCATTTACAACCTAAATGCTGCAGTAAATTATCAATACAAAGACGCTAATTTTGAAGCTTCCTATAAACAATATCACAATGAAGCGGGCATTTTATCTTCTACTCATATCGGCGATATTACTTCTTTTCAGGAACGTCTAGCCTATGGGAGACCGTATCCCAGCGAACTCTTCGGATTCTCATACCAAATTGATGCTCCCCGTCAAGAGGTTAAACACGAGGTATTTCAGTTTGCTTACAGCCAGCGCTTGAGCGATGCTAAAACCTTATCCATAAAATATGCTTACCAGAATAACCACCGGCAGGAATATGATAAAAGACGTGCAGGCCGTAGCGCAATTCCAAGCATGGATATGGTTTTACGGACACATGCACTTGATGCATCTTATACTATTGAGGGCTTAAATCAAAAATTTATCACAGGCCTTCAGGGGCAGACACAAGTTAACAATAATATTGCTGGGACTTTTAATACCCCATTAATTCCTAATTACAATGCCTTTAATATCGGAGCATACGGTATATATCAATGGCAAAAAGACCGATTGGCCTACGAATTAGGAGCTCGTTATGATTTTAAGAATTTCGATGCTGCAGGGTATGACTTTTATGGTAAAGCTTATGGTGGCGACAATCAGTTTCATAACTTGTCGACCAACCTCGGTTTATCCTATACTGTCGACAACCATATGACTCTTAAATCAAACTTAGGACTTGCCTGGAGAGCTCCATCTGCACAAGAACTGTACAGCCAAAACGTACACCAAAGTACAGCACGCTATGAAAGAGGAGATGCGGCATTAAAAGCAGAGAAAGGATTAAAGTGGATCACCAGTTTAAATATCCATGAGCAGAAAAATTTCTTAAACATTGACATCTATGCTAACTACATCAATAATTACATTTACGTAAAACCGACCGAAGAATACGTACAAAATCTTTCAGGTACATTTCCGATCTGGCAGTATAGTCAAAACAATGCATTATTGGCCGGGATTGACGTACAGGGAAAATATGCCATCAGTGAACATTTAGATTACAGTGCAAACACATCATTTATCTACGCCCGTAACCTAGATGACAAAAACTATCTGCCTCTTATTCCGCCCCTATCGTATACACATGAAATCGCTTTTACAACAAAGGGAAAGACGAACTGGATGCATGACGTGAAATTTGCCTTAGGTCAAGAAATCTATGCCAAACAGTTTTTAACAACAGCAAGTATGGAGATGGCTCCCGCACCATCGGCGTATCAGCTTATCAATGGTTCCATTAGTTTAGGCTCTCTTATTGGCAACAATAAATTGCAAACTCGCCTTTTGGTAGAAAACATATTCAATAGCACCTACAAATCTTACACAGATCTATTCCGTTATTACAGTCATGGTGTAGGCCGAAATATACAGTTGACAATTAATTACACATTCTAA